Proteins encoded together in one Amblyomma americanum isolate KBUSLIRL-KWMA chromosome 1, ASM5285725v1, whole genome shotgun sequence window:
- the LOC144114428 gene encoding Fanconi anemia core complex-associated protein 24-like — protein MNTSIRGQISQPTCDAIRKDVRVPVGHVVIAEKWAGSELHIALKSLLQTVVSDHLGLIDFYPSSNSAVLYISEAELLNENAVKRKIVKLRKNNAKRPYVIAEQAAALQEQYNNLQQFAVMELGIPLIAVHNQTEAAQLLAQMEAVESGEKQNPFLVQRRVAPMGSSVTTCLLRVPGLGEVKARALLQKYPSLRALSLCTVDDLTKVVGPASAASVHRFFNGGK, from the exons ATGAACACAAGCATCCGGGGACAGATTTCGCAGCCAACATGTGACGCTATCCGAAAAGACGTCCGTGTGCCTGTAGGGCATGTTGTGATTGCTGAAAAATGGGCCGGCAGCGAGTTGCATATCGCTCTAAAGA GTTTGCTTCAAACAGTTGtttctgaccacctggggttaattGATTTCTATCCATCAAGTAACAGTGCTGTTCTGTACATCTCGGAGGCTGAACTTCTCAATGAAAATGCTGTGAAGCGAAAGATTGTGAAACTGCGAAAG AACAATGCCAAAAGGCCATATGTCATAGCTGAACAAGCTGCGGCCCTTCAGGAACAGTACAACAACTTGCAGCAGTTTGCTGTGATGGAGTTGGGAATCCCTCTTATTGCTGTTCATAATCAGACTGAAGCAGCACAGCTTCTTGCTCAAATG GAGGCTGTGGAGAGTGGAGAAAAGCAGAACCCCTTTTTAGTGCAACGGCGAGTGGCTCCCATGGGTTCTTCAGTAACTACATGCCTCCTGCGAGTTCCAGGCTTGGGTGAAGTCAAAGCAAGGGCCTTGCTGCAGAAGTATCCCA gCCTTAGAGCACTCTCTCTGTGCACTGTGGATGACCTCACTAAAGTCGTAGGCCCAGCATCTGCAGCAAGTGTTCACAGATTCTTCAATGGTGGCAAGTGA